One Methylocaldum marinum DNA window includes the following coding sequences:
- a CDS encoding TonB-dependent siderophore receptor: MSQPSRIQKDRSRRHCRTLAFGLPLLSAFTAGAAENTRFDIPPQPLNSALLAFGKQSGRQLLYGSEMTEGLKTGGLKGEYPPEIALDRLLAGTPLSYSVTPSGTVTLARAERPAVDGQEVQLSPIMVKGEAVIEEDGQSYAVTRSSTATKTDTPIMETPMSVQVVSRAIMDDQQVITVEDAVKNVSGVQRDWGYGSLYDSFIIRGFPTRQSSVYRNGFRMTGYAAETANVDSIDILKGPAAMLYGRVDPGGIVNIVTKKPLSESYYSLQQQFGSYDLYRTTVDATGPIAGNDALLYRFNLGYTNADSFRDFVFTDRIFVAPSLTWRLSEDTEFNLNFEYKNTYFMLDHGVPAVGKRPAEVPISRYLAEPGTDTHTDDYLVDFNWSHRFNKDWLIRNGFVAHLQDYFLETVVHPFLRLDNRSMGRFANFTDYERHQFGSYIDLTGHFETFGARHTVLVGADWYEYHQESVGSFRPVSDIDIYNPVYGTVDLNRHRVFRDHAPTNFYTATTEWFGLYFQDQITLWDKLHILGGGRHDWVRSKSGFSGVSMAAIDQTVLETERFQPRVGILYQPWPWLSVYGNYVESLGADNPGRSASGEPLKPETAEQFEAGVKTELLDGRLTGSLAYFHIEKLNMQTADISTPDPNDQVTVGKARSQGIEFDLKGQLTDSLSLIATYAYIDGRILKDNGGNEGNRLPNVPENSGSLWAKYDFFGTALDGFSVGTGVYVAGQREGDNENTFQLPGYVRWDAMAAYRFRVGPTRMTAQVNVNNILDKAYYKSTDIIDGNPRGRITVAEPLTVLGSIRLEY; the protein is encoded by the coding sequence ATGTCCCAGCCTTCACGAATCCAGAAAGATCGGTCCCGCCGGCATTGCCGCACGCTGGCGTTCGGTCTGCCCTTGCTGTCCGCCTTCACCGCCGGTGCCGCGGAAAACACCCGTTTCGACATTCCTCCGCAGCCTCTGAACAGCGCCTTGCTCGCATTCGGCAAACAGAGCGGCCGGCAGCTTCTGTACGGCAGCGAAATGACGGAAGGCTTGAAAACAGGAGGACTCAAAGGAGAGTACCCGCCCGAAATAGCGCTGGACCGGCTGTTGGCCGGCACGCCGCTGAGCTACAGCGTTACGCCCAGCGGCACGGTCACCCTTGCCCGCGCCGAAAGGCCCGCGGTCGATGGCCAGGAAGTGCAACTGTCTCCGATCATGGTAAAAGGCGAGGCGGTGATCGAGGAGGACGGCCAAAGCTATGCCGTAACCCGCAGCTCCACCGCCACCAAGACCGATACGCCGATCATGGAGACACCGATGTCGGTGCAGGTCGTTTCCAGGGCCATAATGGACGATCAGCAGGTCATCACGGTGGAAGACGCGGTCAAGAACGTCAGCGGCGTGCAGCGCGACTGGGGCTACGGCAGCCTGTACGACAGCTTCATCATCCGGGGCTTTCCGACACGCCAGTCCAGCGTCTATCGGAACGGCTTTCGCATGACCGGGTATGCCGCCGAGACCGCCAACGTGGACAGCATCGACATTCTCAAGGGGCCGGCCGCCATGCTCTACGGGCGGGTCGATCCCGGCGGCATCGTCAACATCGTCACCAAGAAGCCATTGAGCGAGTCCTATTATTCGCTGCAGCAGCAGTTCGGTTCCTACGATCTGTACCGCACCACCGTCGACGCCACCGGTCCGATCGCCGGGAACGATGCGCTGCTCTATCGGTTCAATCTCGGCTACACGAACGCCGACTCGTTCCGAGATTTCGTCTTCACAGACCGTATATTCGTGGCACCGTCGCTGACCTGGCGGCTCTCCGAGGACACCGAATTCAATCTGAATTTCGAGTACAAGAACACGTATTTCATGCTGGATCACGGCGTTCCGGCCGTGGGCAAGCGCCCGGCTGAGGTGCCGATCAGCCGCTACCTGGCGGAGCCCGGAACCGATACGCATACCGACGACTATCTGGTCGATTTCAACTGGTCGCACCGCTTCAACAAGGATTGGCTCATACGCAACGGCTTCGTCGCGCACCTGCAGGACTATTTCCTGGAAACGGTGGTCCATCCGTTCCTGCGTCTGGACAATCGAAGCATGGGGCGCTTTGCCAACTTTACCGATTACGAGCGCCACCAATTCGGTTCATACATCGATCTCACCGGCCATTTCGAGACTTTCGGGGCCCGTCACACGGTGCTGGTCGGCGCCGACTGGTACGAATACCACCAGGAATCCGTCGGTTCGTTCAGACCAGTCTCGGACATCGACATTTACAATCCGGTTTACGGCACCGTGGACCTGAACCGGCACCGGGTCTTTCGGGATCATGCGCCGACCAATTTCTATACGGCGACGACCGAATGGTTCGGCCTTTATTTCCAGGACCAGATTACGCTCTGGGACAAGCTTCACATCCTGGGCGGTGGACGCCACGACTGGGTGCGCAGCAAGAGCGGCTTTTCCGGCGTTTCCATGGCGGCCATCGACCAGACGGTACTCGAAACGGAACGTTTCCAGCCGCGGGTAGGCATTCTTTACCAGCCGTGGCCTTGGCTATCGGTTTACGGAAACTACGTGGAGTCATTGGGCGCGGACAATCCCGGACGCTCCGCCTCCGGCGAGCCCCTGAAACCGGAAACCGCCGAACAGTTCGAAGCCGGCGTCAAAACCGAGTTACTCGATGGCAGACTGACCGGAAGCCTGGCGTACTTTCATATCGAAAAGCTCAACATGCAGACCGCCGACATCTCGACGCCCGATCCCAACGACCAAGTCACGGTGGGCAAGGCGCGCAGCCAGGGCATCGAATTCGACCTGAAAGGCCAGCTTACCGACAGCCTGAGTCTCATCGCGACCTATGCCTACATCGACGGCAGGATCCTCAAGGACAACGGCGGCAACGAAGGCAACCGACTGCCCAACGTCCCGGAGAACTCCGGCAGCCTGTGGGCCAAATACGATTTTTTCGGCACGGCCCTGGACGGCTTCAGTGTGGGCACCGGCGTCTACGTGGCCGGCCAGCGCGAAGGCGACAACGAAAACACCTTCCAACTGCCGGGCTACGTCCGCTGGGACGCCATGGCGGCCTATCGCTTCAGAGTCGGTCCCACGCGGATGACAGCCCAGGTCAATGTCAACAATATCCTGGACAAGGCGTATTACAAGTCCACCGACATCATCGACGGCAATCCCAGGGGAAGGATCACCGTCGCCGAGCCCTTGACGGTGCTCGGTTCGATTCGGCTGGAATACTGA
- a CDS encoding FecR family protein has translation MPESLPSRDPDRLASEALDWLIVLKTRTPTAAETRRLERWRTQSSEHETAWHNALALWEGLEPLRGRSLPGSSPLPMETARASPAETTARPRRSRSETDPTRSRSRGTGFPRLSVRLGWTFACLSVLIASLIFLDPMLALEADYRTGKGEIQDFLLPDGSRASLNSDSAVAVRFEQSTRRIKVLRGEAFFQVARDPARPFVAASRQGEVKAVGTAFTVRQSEEKTEVAMLEGVVEASTFRQRISLKAGQAASLEADGRIVPRKGGVDRSAAWREGYLVFDQTPLAEVVATLNRYRKGRVTLLDESFADRRLSGLFRLADTDKVIAAVAETTPLRVTRLTDYWVILR, from the coding sequence ATGCCCGAATCCCTACCCTCCCGCGACCCTGACCGTTTGGCAAGCGAAGCGCTCGACTGGCTGATCGTTCTGAAAACGCGCACGCCGACAGCGGCCGAGACACGGCGACTCGAGCGCTGGCGCACGCAGAGCTCGGAACACGAGACGGCCTGGCACAATGCGCTCGCGCTCTGGGAAGGGCTGGAACCGCTGCGAGGCCGGTCGCTGCCCGGATCGTCTCCCCTGCCCATGGAAACGGCTCGCGCAAGTCCCGCGGAAACGACGGCGAGGCCGCGACGATCGCGATCCGAAACCGATCCTACCCGAAGCCGCTCGCGCGGCACCGGCTTTCCGCGCCTCTCGGTACGCCTCGGCTGGACATTCGCCTGCCTTTCCGTTCTGATCGCGAGCCTGATCTTTCTCGATCCCATGCTCGCGCTCGAAGCGGATTACCGAACCGGCAAGGGCGAAATTCAGGATTTTCTGCTGCCCGACGGTTCCCGCGCCAGTTTGAATTCCGACAGCGCCGTCGCGGTTCGTTTCGAACAGTCGACGCGGCGGATCAAGGTGCTTCGGGGCGAAGCGTTTTTCCAGGTAGCCAGGGACCCGGCGCGTCCGTTCGTCGCCGCCAGCCGCCAGGGCGAAGTCAAGGCCGTGGGCACGGCCTTCACCGTCCGGCAGTCGGAAGAAAAGACCGAAGTCGCAATGCTGGAGGGCGTGGTCGAGGCCAGTACGTTCCGCCAGCGCATCTCGCTGAAAGCCGGTCAAGCCGCCAGCCTCGAGGCGGACGGCCGGATCGTCCCGCGGAAAGGCGGAGTCGATCGCTCCGCCGCGTGGCGCGAAGGCTATCTAGTCTTCGATCAAACCCCGCTGGCCGAGGTGGTCGCCACGCTCAACCGCTACCGGAAGGGACGGGTGACGCTGCTCGACGAATCGTTCGCCGACCGGCGCTTGAGCGGGCTTTTCCGTCTCGCCGATACCGACAAGGTGATCGCCGCCGTTGCCGAAACCACACCGCTGCGCGTCACCCGCCTGACGGACTACTGGGTGATTCTGCGGTAA
- a CDS encoding RNA polymerase sigma factor → MPSTDHQLLAQLFRDCRKDLLAFLFGRLGCAQTAADLCQESFLRLWRSGDLSRIGNPRAYLFRTALNLITDYHRSGKTRFGLFAELNDTDEDDSASLPVEERTGETATLASEQLDRATAALQELPPLSQRIFYLSRFEGLKQREIAERLGVSLRTVEEHLKRTLLHLNRRVHED, encoded by the coding sequence ATGCCGTCGACCGACCATCAATTGCTTGCCCAGCTTTTCCGGGATTGCCGCAAGGACCTCCTGGCCTTCTTGTTCGGCCGGCTGGGTTGCGCCCAAACCGCGGCCGACCTTTGCCAGGAATCCTTCTTGCGGCTCTGGCGAAGCGGCGACCTGAGCCGCATCGGCAATCCGCGCGCTTATTTGTTCAGGACCGCCCTGAATCTGATTACGGACTACCATCGGAGCGGCAAGACCCGATTTGGCCTCTTCGCCGAGTTGAACGACACGGACGAAGACGATTCGGCATCTCTTCCAGTCGAGGAACGGACCGGGGAAACCGCGACCCTCGCCTCGGAGCAGCTCGACCGGGCGACGGCGGCGCTGCAGGAACTTCCGCCGCTCAGCCAACGCATTTTTTATCTGAGCCGATTCGAAGGCTTGAAACAGCGGGAAATCGCGGAGCGGCTCGGCGTTTCCCTGCGCACGGTGGAAGAACATCTCAAGCGCACGCTGCTGCATCTGAATCGCCGCGTACACGAAGATTAG
- a CDS encoding PepSY-associated TM helix domain-containing protein, with translation MSLQNFRYLADLKTRRKLWLQVHLWLGLILGLLLAIYGVTGSILVFHAEINDWLNSEMRTVKPPEQGAVYRPLAEIFEAGRAAMPEEAKLAFATYPRNDEAAFIQSYSLEKPDGTVEDWQVHVDPYTAGVTGKRLMGDSESWLPNTFIGFVFKLHYALMLPKGVSPVVVGVSGMLLIISVLTGLIVWWPLTGRWLQALTIKRKSSPERFNFDLHKTAGFYTTLVMIPVLFSGVYMVLPHNVVPVLELFSPVTYRYWFESKPIPDREPISMAEAIVLADRRYPHGRAHWIYGAPDPTDTYTVCKDDVDRPGSWLQRVCVVMDRYTGEYLDIDDPAIGTAGEVFTHWQWPLHSGQAIGMAGRILVFLTGLACPVIVVTGVIRWLQKRKAAQRMTGVANRRLRHQPRAHES, from the coding sequence ATGTCTCTCCAGAATTTCAGATACCTTGCCGATTTGAAAACCCGCCGCAAGCTGTGGCTGCAAGTCCATTTGTGGCTTGGTTTGATTCTCGGTCTGCTTCTGGCGATCTACGGCGTCACCGGCAGCATCCTGGTGTTTCACGCCGAAATCAACGATTGGCTGAACTCCGAAATGCGAACCGTGAAGCCGCCGGAACAAGGCGCCGTTTACCGCCCGCTGGCGGAGATTTTCGAGGCCGGGCGGGCGGCCATGCCGGAGGAAGCCAAACTCGCCTTCGCCACCTACCCTCGCAACGACGAGGCGGCATTCATTCAGAGCTATTCGCTGGAGAAACCGGATGGGACCGTGGAGGACTGGCAGGTCCATGTCGACCCGTACACGGCAGGGGTCACCGGCAAGCGCTTGATGGGAGATTCCGAGAGTTGGTTGCCGAACACTTTCATAGGTTTCGTGTTCAAGCTGCACTATGCGTTGATGCTGCCCAAAGGTGTCAGTCCCGTCGTCGTCGGAGTCTCCGGCATGCTCCTCATCATTTCGGTGCTGACCGGACTCATCGTGTGGTGGCCGTTGACCGGGCGCTGGCTGCAGGCACTGACCATCAAGCGCAAATCCAGCCCCGAGCGCTTCAACTTCGACCTGCACAAGACCGCCGGTTTCTACACCACACTCGTCATGATACCGGTGCTGTTTTCCGGCGTTTACATGGTGCTGCCTCACAATGTGGTGCCCGTGCTGGAACTGTTTTCCCCGGTGACCTACCGCTACTGGTTCGAATCCAAGCCCATCCCCGACCGGGAGCCCATCAGCATGGCCGAGGCCATCGTCCTGGCCGACCGGCGTTACCCTCACGGACGGGCGCACTGGATCTACGGCGCGCCCGACCCGACCGACACGTACACCGTTTGCAAGGACGACGTCGACCGGCCGGGAAGCTGGCTGCAACGGGTGTGCGTGGTGATGGATCGTTATACGGGGGAATATCTCGATATCGACGATCCCGCGATCGGCACCGCCGGCGAAGTCTTCACTCATTGGCAATGGCCCCTGCATTCCGGCCAGGCCATCGGCATGGCGGGGCGCATCCTGGTGTTCCTGACCGGCCTGGCCTGCCCGGTGATCGTCGTCACCGGCGTCATCCGCTGGCTGCAAAAACGGAAAGCGGCACAGCGCATGACAGGCGTAGCAAACCGGCGGCTTCGCCATCAGCCCCGAGCACATGAATCCTGA